In one Culex quinquefasciatus strain JHB chromosome 2, VPISU_Cqui_1.0_pri_paternal, whole genome shotgun sequence genomic region, the following are encoded:
- the LOC6053278 gene encoding general odorant-binding protein 56d produces MKSFVCVVVLVALVGVNALTEEQLKKADGFAKECLEQATGLTKDTIAKLRAGDFTDVDQTQKCFTRCFLERAGFMDAEGALINDYAIERLSLDREKSKVEALVTKCSQKMDDPCETAFRAFECYFNGNASLFPQQAPPNLEDISRIPNGEMYALECLLTSGLRIDSLKALQTGDIAVNGDQVKCLVKCFFEKAGFMDSEGKLQQEVIVRQLGQMMGQDQVQKLVENCNVQGVDACDTAYKATECYFKNKAGLF; encoded by the exons ATGAAGTCTTTCGTGTGCGTCGTGGTTCTAGTCGCTCTGGTTGGAGTTAAC GCCCTGACCGAGGAGCAGCTCAAGAAAGCCGACGGATTCGCCAAGGAGTGCCTCGAGCAGGCCACCGGACTGACCAAGGATACCATCGCGAAGCTGCGCGCCGGTGATTTCACGGACGTGGACCAGACCCAGAAGTGCTTCACGCGGTGCTTCCTTGAGCGGGCCGGTTTCATGGACGCCGAGGGTGCGCTGATCAACGACTACGCCATCGAGCGGCTTTCGCTGGACCGCGAGAAGAGCAAGGTCGAAGCGCTGGTCACCAAGTGCAGCCAGAAGATGGACGACCCCTGCGAGACGGCGTTCCGGGCCTTCGAGTGCTACTTCAACGGCAATGCGTCGCTGTTC CCTCAACAGGCGCCACCCAACCTGGAGGACATTAGCAGGATACCGAACGGCGAGATGTACGCCCTGGAGTGTCTGCTAACCAGTGGCCTCCGGATTGACTCGCTGAAGGCACTCCAAACCGGAGACATTGCAGTCAACGGCGATCAAGTCAAG TGTCTGGTGAAGTGCTTCTTCGAAAAAGCCGGTTTCATGGACAGCGAGGGGAAGCTGCAGCAGGAAGTCATCGTCCGGCAGCTAGGCCAAATGATGGGCCAGGACCAGGTGCAGAAGCTGGTGGAGAACTGCAACGTTCAGGGTGTGGATGCCTGCGATACGGCGTACAAAGCGACCGAGTGCTACTTCAAGAACAAAGCCGGTTTGTTCTAG
- the LOC119768008 gene encoding general odorant-binding protein 56d-like: MKSFVCVVVLVALVGVNALTEEQLKKADGFAKECLEQATGLTKDTIAKLRAGDFTDVDQTQKCFTRCFLERAGFMDAEGALINDYAIERLSLDREKSKVEALVTKCSQKMDDPCETAFRAFECYFNGNASLF, encoded by the exons ATGAAGTCTTTCGTGTGCGTCGTGGTTCTAGTCGCTCTGGTTGGAGTTAAC GCCCTGACCGAGGAGCAGCTCAAGAAAGCCGACGGATTCGCCAAGGAGTGCCTCGAGCAGGCCACCGGACTGACCAAGGATACCATCGCGAAGCTGCGCGCCGGTGATTTCACGGACGTGGACCAGACCCAGAAGTGCTTCACGCGGTGCTTCCTTGAGCGGGCCGGTTTCATGGACGCCGAGGGTGCGCTGATCAACGACTACGCCATCGAGCGGCTTTCGCTGGACCGCGAGAAGAGCAAGGTCGAAGCGCTGGTCACCAAGTGCAGCCAGAAGATGGACGACCCCTGCGAGACGGCGTTCCGGGCCTTCGAGTGCTACTTCAACGGCAATGCGTCGCTGTTCTAG
- the LOC6045847 gene encoding general odorant-binding protein 56d: MKTFVAIAVIALAAGAWSLTIEQQKKAEAYGAECVKSTGVAPESAVKLRKGDFSGTDDKTKCFAKCVLEKAGFMNAAGDVQEKTVVEKLSIDHDKSKVEATLKKCNQKGANPCDTAFKVYECFYNTKAGLV; the protein is encoded by the exons ATGAAGACCTTTGTCGCTATCGCCGTTATCGCTCTGGCCGCTGGAGCTTGG TCCCTGACCATCGAGCAGCAGAAGAAGGCCGAGGCGTACGGTGCCGAGTGCGTCAAGAGCACCGGCGTGGCCCCCGAGTCGGCCGTCAAGCTGCGCAAGGGTGACTTCTCCGGCACGGACGACAAGACCAAGTGCTTCGCCAAGTGTGTCCTGGAGAAGGCCGGCTTCATGAACGCCGCCGGGGACGTCCAAGAAAAGACCGTCGTCGAGAAGCTGTCGATCGACCACGACAAGAGCAAGGTCGAGGCCACCCTGAAGAAGTGCAACCAGAAGGGCGCCAACCCGTGCGACACCGCCTTCAAGGTGTACGAGTGCTTCTACAACACCAAGGCCGGACTTGTCTAA